One window of Pseudomonas sp. FP198 genomic DNA carries:
- the gspG gene encoding type II secretion system major pseudopilin GspG, with translation MHIAPCYARSRGPRGQRGFTLIEIMVVVVILGILAAMVVPKVLDRPDQARATAAKQDIGGLMQALKLYRLDNGSYPSMNQGLKVLVERPADAKNSTWRSYLDRLPNDPWGRPYNYLNPGANGEVDIFSLGADGQPDGDGVNADIGSWQL, from the coding sequence ATGCACATCGCCCCTTGTTACGCCCGTTCCCGAGGCCCACGCGGGCAGCGGGGCTTCACCCTGATCGAGATCATGGTCGTGGTGGTCATCCTCGGCATTCTCGCGGCGATGGTAGTGCCCAAGGTTCTTGATCGACCTGACCAGGCCCGTGCCACGGCGGCGAAGCAGGACATCGGCGGGTTGATGCAGGCCTTGAAGCTTTATCGCCTCGATAACGGCAGCTACCCCAGCATGAACCAGGGCCTCAAGGTATTGGTGGAACGGCCGGCCGATGCCAAGAACAGCACCTGGCGTTCCTACCTGGACCGCTTGCCCAACGATCCGTGGGGCCGCCCCTACAACTACCTCAATCCTGGCGCGAACGGCGAGGTCGATATCTTTTCCCTCGGTGCCGACGGCCAGCCTGACGGCGACGGTGTGAACGCCGACATCGGCTCCTGGCAGTTATAA
- the gspI gene encoding type II secretion system minor pseudopilin GspI has protein sequence MPRPAPQAGFTLIEVLVALAIIAVAMSAAVRVAAVMTQSNGLLRDKSIALLTARSQLAQLRLEGHVTPGMKVFQCDQGRLLLRCEQNLRPAENGRMLRVELSVSDRSREAPPLARLETLLGREK, from the coding sequence ATGCCACGCCCAGCCCCACAAGCCGGTTTCACCCTCATCGAAGTGCTGGTGGCCCTGGCGATCATTGCCGTGGCCATGTCGGCCGCGGTGCGCGTGGCGGCGGTGATGACCCAGAGCAACGGCTTGCTGCGAGACAAGTCCATCGCCTTGCTGACGGCTCGCAGCCAATTGGCGCAATTGCGCCTGGAGGGACACGTGACGCCGGGGATGAAAGTTTTTCAATGCGATCAGGGGCGCTTGCTGCTGCGCTGCGAGCAAAACCTGCGCCCGGCGGAAAACGGGCGGATGCTGCGGGTCGAGCTAAGCGTATCCGACCGCAGCCGCGAGGCGCCGCCCTTGGCTCGGCTGGAGACCCTGCTCGGTCGGGAAAAATAA